ACTTGCTTCTTTTCTAGGAATACCGAGCCGTTCTGATAATCCAAAGCCTGATATCCCGTAAATTATTCCAAAATTAATTGTCTTTGCATTTCGCCGCATTTCTTTTGTAACATCTTCTAAAGGTATGCCATAAACTTTTGATGCTGTTGCGGCGTGAATATCAAGTCCTTGCCTGAACGCTTCAAGCATGTTTTCGTCTTCACTGAATTCGGCAATTAAACGTAATTCGATTTGTGAATAATCGGCTGAAAGTAAAAGATAATTTTCATTTCGCGGAATAAATGCTTTTCTAATTTCTCTCCCTTTTGCCGTTCTTATAGGGATATTCTGAAGATTGGGATTTGTAGAACTTAACCTCCCCGTAGAAGTTATAATTTGATTGTATGATGTATGAATTCTTCCTGTTCTCACATTCACAAGTTGAGGTAAAGTGTCAACGTAAGTAGATTTAAGTTTTGTAAGCGAACGATAATCTAAAAGCTTCGGAATAATTTCATGTTTGTTTATTAATTTTTTCAAAACATCTTCACCTGTTGAATATTGTTTTGTTTTAGTGAGTTTTGCTTTGTCAACAATATTAAGCTTTTCAAAAAGAATTTCGCCAAGTTGTTTTGGTGATGAAATATTAAATTCGACACCGGCAAGTTGAATTATTTCTTTTTCAAGTTGTTTTATTTCGCTTTCGAGTTGCACCGAAAAATCATTTAAAACTTTTGAGTCAATTTTAATTCCTTCAGCTTCCATTGCTGCAAGCACCGGAATAAGCGGTGCTTCAATTTCTTCAAAAAGTTTTAATGCATTTGCTTCAATAAGTTTCGGCTCAAAAATATTTTTCAATTGCAAAGTAATATCAGCATCTTCGGCAGCGTATTCCTTTAGAATTTCTTCGGGAACAGTTCGCATGCTCTGCTGATTTTTTCCTTTTTCTCCAATTAATGATTCAATTGAAACCGGTTCATAGTTCAAATATGTTGATGCAAGAAAATTCATATTATGCCGCGATTCCGGCTGCAACAAATAATGTGCAAGCATGGTATCGAAAAGTTTTCCTTTAACTTCTATATCATACCATTTTAAAATTGCAATATCAAATTTTATATTTTGTCCGATTTTTTCAGTTTTTTCGTTTTCAAAAATTTCTTTGAATTCATGACATATCTTATATGTTTCGTTATAATTTTCGGGAAAAGGAATGTAATATGCTTCATGTGGTTTAAATGAAAAGGACATTCCTACCAATTCGGAATTATGCGAATCCAAACCTGTTGTTTCGGTATCAAAACATATTTTATTTTGTTGTTTTAAAAGTTTTATAAGTTCTTTTCGTTTTTCGGAAGTATTAACAAGAACATAATTATGCGTTGTCGTATTTATATTTTCTTTTTGTACAAAAATATTTTGTTCTTCTGAAATTGTTGTTTTTTCGGTGCTTTCGGAAGAATCAAACTCAGTATTTTTTTCTTCTTTTTCTGTTGTTTCTTCAAATATTAATGGTTTGTCATATAAAATTCTTTGAGCCAAACGGCGGAATTCGAGTTCGACAAAAAGATTTTGCAAAGCATCTTTATTTGGTGGTTTTAGTTTCAATTTTTCTTCATCGAAATCAACCGGAACATCGGTAATTATTGTTGCTA
The genomic region above belongs to Bacteroidales bacterium and contains:
- the polA gene encoding DNA polymerase I, translating into MPKKLFLLDAMSLIYRAYYALNKNPRITSKGINTSATYGFANTLVEILEKEKPTHMAVCFDTKAATVRHDSFAEYKAHREDTPEDIIKSLPHIIKLLEGFNISVIMLDGYEADDVIGTLAKVAEQKDFETYIMTSDKDLGQLVSDKVFIYKPAKFGEKAKILGVKEVCEKFGIKRPEQIIEILALQGDKVDNIPGIPGIGEKTATKLIEEFDNIENLLKSTHLLKNTLKEKVEKNEELAIMSKQLATIITDVPVDFDEEKLKLKPPNKDALQNLFVELEFRRLAQRILYDKPLIFEETTEKEEKNTEFDSSESTEKTTISEEQNIFVQKENINTTTHNYVLVNTSEKRKELIKLLKQQNKICFDTETTGLDSHNSELVGMSFSFKPHEAYYIPFPENYNETYKICHEFKEIFENEKTEKIGQNIKFDIAILKWYDIEVKGKLFDTMLAHYLLQPESRHNMNFLASTYLNYEPVSIESLIGEKGKNQQSMRTVPEEILKEYAAEDADITLQLKNIFEPKLIEANALKLFEEIEAPLIPVLAAMEAEGIKIDSKVLNDFSVQLESEIKQLEKEIIQLAGVEFNISSPKQLGEILFEKLNIVDKAKLTKTKQYSTGEDVLKKLINKHEIIPKLLDYRSLTKLKSTYVDTLPQLVNVRTGRIHTSYNQIITSTGRLSSTNPNLQNIPIRTAKGREIRKAFIPRNENYLLLSADYSQIELRLIAEFSEDENMLEAFRQGLDIHAATASKVYGIPLEDVTKEMRRNAKTINFGIIYGISGFGLSERLGIPRKEASEIIKQYFEKYPTIKTYMNKTIEMARQKGYTETIMGRRRYIRDINSSNSIVRGYAERNAINAPLQGSAADMIKIAMLNVYKEFINKKFKSKLILQVHDELVFDVKKDELEIVSPIIKDKMINSIKTAVPIDVDMRIGKNWLELNLF